A single window of Oerskovia paurometabola DNA harbors:
- a CDS encoding alpha-1,4-glucan--maltose-1-phosphate maltosyltransferase — protein MPENSTSPVTPAPAPRPTAPSIVSSVAPATVPLAPPIAPAAPIGRIPVVEVSPVVEGGRWPAKAVVGEVVPVEATVFREGHDAVAATAVLVAPDGSDHSWARMVDVAPGLDRFRATVSPDAPGEWSFRVEAWSDPYGTWAHDAAIKVAAGIDVELMLAEGVALFERITALEGLSPRDAKTLHDGAAALADPSRPSPARLAAALSPEVRDALGRTPLRDHVTPSGTYPLRVDRPLALAGAWYEMFPRSEGARRLKDGTWRSGTFTTAARRLPAIAAMGFDMVYLTPVHPIGTTHRKGRNNSLTALPGDPGSPYAIGSKDGGHDAIHPELGTERSFKAFVKEARRLGMEVALDLALQCSPDHPWVTEHPEWFTTRVDGSIAYAENPPKKYQDIYPLNFDNDPAGIYAEVLRVVRVWIGRGVTAFRVDNPHTKPLPFWEWLLAEVRATNPEVIFLSEAFTKPAMMHTLARIGFHQSYTYFTWRNEKTELAEYLTEVSGPAGSYMRPSFWPTTHDILPPYLQHGGVAGFAVRAVLAALGSPTWGVYSGYELVENVPRPGVEEQIDNEKYEYKPRDWALAEEIGISTLLTTLNDVRREHPALRQLRNLTVHPTTNDHVLAFSRHLPERVSPDGTVVPADTVIVVVNLDPWGTQESMVHLDLSALGLAPDQQFVAHDLLSGASYGWGQDVYVRLVPQEQVAHVIHVRTP, from the coding sequence GTGCCTGAGAACTCCACGAGCCCCGTGACCCCCGCGCCGGCGCCCCGACCGACCGCCCCCTCGATCGTGTCCTCCGTCGCCCCGGCGACGGTCCCGCTCGCTCCTCCGATCGCCCCCGCCGCCCCGATCGGGCGCATCCCCGTCGTCGAGGTGTCGCCCGTGGTCGAGGGGGGCCGTTGGCCCGCGAAGGCCGTGGTGGGCGAGGTCGTCCCGGTCGAGGCCACGGTCTTCCGCGAGGGGCACGACGCCGTCGCGGCGACCGCGGTGCTCGTCGCCCCGGACGGTTCGGACCACTCGTGGGCGCGCATGGTCGACGTCGCTCCGGGCCTCGACCGGTTCCGGGCGACGGTCTCCCCCGACGCCCCGGGTGAGTGGTCGTTCCGCGTCGAGGCGTGGTCCGACCCGTACGGCACGTGGGCGCACGACGCGGCGATCAAGGTCGCGGCGGGCATCGACGTCGAGCTGATGCTCGCCGAGGGCGTCGCGCTCTTCGAGCGCATCACCGCCCTGGAGGGCCTGAGCCCGCGGGACGCGAAGACCCTGCACGACGGCGCCGCTGCCCTCGCGGACCCGTCGCGCCCTTCCCCGGCGCGGCTCGCGGCAGCCCTGTCGCCCGAGGTGCGCGACGCCCTGGGCCGCACTCCCCTGCGGGACCACGTGACGCCGTCGGGCACGTATCCCCTGCGGGTGGACCGGCCGCTCGCGCTCGCCGGTGCCTGGTACGAGATGTTCCCCCGCTCCGAGGGCGCGCGGCGCCTCAAGGACGGGACGTGGCGTTCCGGGACGTTCACGACCGCGGCCAGGCGACTGCCCGCGATCGCCGCGATGGGCTTCGACATGGTCTACCTGACGCCCGTGCACCCCATCGGGACCACGCACCGCAAGGGCCGCAACAACTCGCTCACCGCACTGCCAGGAGACCCGGGCTCGCCGTACGCGATCGGCTCGAAGGACGGCGGGCACGACGCGATCCATCCCGAGCTGGGCACCGAGCGCTCGTTCAAGGCGTTCGTGAAGGAGGCCCGGCGCCTGGGCATGGAGGTCGCTCTCGACCTCGCGCTCCAGTGCTCGCCCGACCACCCGTGGGTCACCGAGCACCCCGAGTGGTTCACGACGCGCGTCGACGGCTCGATCGCGTACGCCGAGAACCCGCCCAAGAAGTACCAGGACATCTACCCGCTCAACTTCGACAACGACCCGGCGGGCATCTACGCCGAGGTGCTGCGCGTCGTGCGGGTGTGGATCGGGCGCGGCGTCACGGCGTTCCGCGTCGACAACCCGCACACCAAGCCCTTGCCGTTCTGGGAGTGGCTGCTCGCGGAGGTCCGCGCGACGAACCCCGAGGTGATCTTCCTGTCGGAGGCGTTCACCAAGCCCGCGATGATGCACACGCTCGCACGCATCGGGTTCCACCAGTCGTACACGTACTTCACGTGGCGCAACGAGAAGACAGAGCTCGCGGAGTACCTGACCGAGGTCTCGGGGCCCGCGGGGTCCTACATGCGCCCGAGCTTCTGGCCCACGACGCACGACATCCTGCCGCCCTACCTCCAGCACGGCGGTGTCGCCGGGTTCGCGGTGCGGGCCGTGCTCGCGGCGCTCGGGTCCCCGACGTGGGGCGTCTACTCGGGCTACGAGCTCGTCGAGAACGTGCCCCGCCCCGGGGTCGAGGAGCAGATCGACAACGAGAAGTACGAGTACAAGCCGCGCGACTGGGCGCTCGCCGAGGAGATCGGCATCTCGACGCTCCTGACGACCCTCAACGACGTGCGCCGCGAGCACCCTGCGCTGCGCCAGCTGCGCAACCTCACGGTCCACCCCACGACCAACGACCACGTCCTCGCGTTCTCGCGGCACCTGCCCGAGCGCGTGTCGCCGGACGGGACGGTCGTGCCGGCCGACACCGTGATCGTGGTCGTGAACCTCGACCCGTGGGGCACGCAGGAGTCGATGGTCCACCTCGACCTCTCCGCGCTGGGCCTGGCGCCCGACCAGCAGTTCGTCGCGCACGACCTGCTCTCCGGCGCCTCGTACGGGTGGGGCCAGGACGTCTACGTCAGGCTGGTCCCCCAGGAGCAGGTGGCGCACGTCATCCACGTGAGGACGCCATGA
- the treS gene encoding maltose alpha-D-glucosyltransferase — MSSSPFSARAAGPAARAAGPAAGPAPVAPTTAPLPVGALPVRRQPEAPSAQRSGLSADPAWYKTAVFYEVLVRAFSDSSGDGSGDLRGLIERLDYLQWLGIDALWLPPFYPSPLRDGGYDVADYTAIAGQYGSMADFTELIAEAHSRGIRIVIDLVMNHTSDQHPWFQASRADPEGPYGDFYVWSDDNTRYQDARIIFVDTETSNWTFDPVRRQYFWHRFFSHQPDLNFENPRVADAMLDVTRFWLQVGVDGFRLDAVPYLFEAEGTNCENLPETHRFLRRVREMVDAEFPGRIILAEANQWPAEVVDYFGTEEEPECHMCFHFPVMPRIFYAIRDQRANQIVDILRDTPPIPAGAQWSTFLRNHDELTLEMVSTEERASMYGWYAQDPRMRANVGIRRRLAPLLDNSRKEVELAHALLLSLPGSPCLYYGDEIGMGDNIWLPDRDAVRTPMQWTPDRNAGFSTADPGKLYLPPIQSLVHNYGYVNVENQLAQPTSLLHWVHGMLAVRRLHPAFGAGEQVTLSTDNESVLAFLRRNEAETILCVANLSATARTATIHLPEHAGATLTDVFGGATFPSVGEDGDVVMTWGSRDFYWLTVS, encoded by the coding sequence ATGAGCAGCTCGCCGTTCTCGGCCCGCGCCGCAGGGCCGGCCGCCCGCGCCGCGGGGCCCGCCGCGGGGCCTGCCCCCGTCGCCCCGACGACCGCGCCCCTGCCCGTCGGCGCCCTGCCGGTACGCCGCCAGCCAGAGGCTCCGTCGGCGCAGCGCTCGGGGCTCTCGGCGGACCCCGCCTGGTACAAGACGGCCGTGTTCTACGAGGTCCTGGTCCGCGCGTTCTCGGACTCCTCGGGGGACGGCTCGGGCGACCTGCGCGGGTTGATCGAACGCCTCGACTACCTCCAGTGGCTGGGGATCGACGCCTTGTGGCTGCCCCCGTTCTACCCGTCGCCGCTGCGGGACGGCGGGTACGACGTCGCCGACTACACGGCCATCGCGGGCCAGTACGGGTCGATGGCCGACTTCACCGAGCTCATCGCCGAGGCGCACTCGCGCGGCATCCGGATCGTGATCGACCTGGTCATGAACCACACGAGCGACCAGCACCCGTGGTTCCAGGCGTCGCGCGCCGACCCCGAGGGCCCGTACGGCGACTTCTACGTGTGGAGCGACGACAACACGCGCTACCAGGACGCGCGGATCATCTTCGTCGACACCGAGACGAGCAACTGGACGTTCGACCCGGTCCGGCGCCAGTACTTCTGGCACCGGTTCTTCTCGCACCAGCCGGACCTCAACTTCGAGAACCCGCGCGTCGCGGACGCGATGCTCGACGTGACGAGGTTCTGGCTCCAGGTGGGTGTGGACGGGTTCCGCCTCGACGCGGTCCCGTACCTGTTCGAGGCCGAGGGCACGAACTGCGAGAACCTTCCCGAGACGCACCGGTTCCTGCGGCGCGTGCGCGAGATGGTCGACGCCGAGTTCCCGGGACGGATCATCCTCGCGGAGGCGAACCAGTGGCCCGCGGAGGTCGTGGACTACTTCGGCACCGAGGAGGAGCCGGAGTGCCACATGTGCTTCCACTTCCCGGTCATGCCGCGCATCTTCTACGCGATCCGCGACCAGCGGGCCAACCAGATCGTCGACATCCTGCGCGACACCCCGCCCATCCCTGCGGGCGCGCAGTGGAGCACGTTCTTGCGCAACCACGACGAGCTGACGCTCGAGATGGTCTCGACCGAGGAGCGCGCGTCGATGTACGGGTGGTACGCGCAGGACCCGCGCATGCGCGCGAACGTCGGCATCCGCCGCCGCCTGGCGCCGCTGCTCGACAACTCGCGCAAGGAGGTCGAGCTCGCGCACGCGCTGCTCCTGTCGCTGCCGGGCAGCCCGTGCCTGTACTACGGCGACGAGATCGGGATGGGTGACAACATCTGGCTGCCGGACCGGGACGCGGTCCGCACGCCCATGCAGTGGACCCCGGACCGCAACGCGGGCTTCTCGACCGCCGACCCGGGCAAGCTGTACCTGCCACCCATCCAGTCGCTCGTGCACAACTACGGGTACGTCAACGTGGAGAACCAGCTCGCGCAGCCGACGTCGCTGCTGCACTGGGTCCACGGCATGCTCGCGGTGCGCAGGCTGCACCCGGCCTTCGGGGCGGGCGAGCAGGTCACGCTCAGCACGGACAACGAGTCGGTCCTCGCGTTCCTGCGCCGCAACGAGGCCGAGACCATCCTGTGCGTCGCGAACCTCTCGGCGACCGCGCGCACTGCCACGATCCACCTGCCCGAGCACGCGGGCGCGACCCTGACCGACGTGTTCGGCGGGGCGACGTTCCCCTCGGTGGGCGAGGACGGCGACGTCGTGATGACATGGGGTTCGAGGGACTTCTACTGGCTCACGGTGTCGTAG
- a CDS encoding phosphotransferase, with product MVPKTVSSSPVVSRPGPLGSAQRVPVPDARLLGLLDAWLPAQRWYPVKGLAVRHVPWMSFALTERCTLHLLRIVGDGVDLVIQVPLVLTPAGGLAPDPRPADARGSGAAGTAGAPLPGLVGFVPEPDRRPDGVRGGSGASDPEGSAAPLAVHDGATHPDLWVALLGALEQAGDARQDGRDRPVDLTGARMVGGEQSNSSVILPGVAGGSILKILRTIAIGPNPDVVVPDALARVGWTGVPRPLGWVEATWEPLDVPAGALALGPARTAHLAVLSELVTDARDGFELACAYAAQDTSFADLAADLGRTLATMHRALREALPTGPPLEAGWLLGDLRRRAREACASSAPLGRRAAQVEVFLDGVAERLAREEAPPPVLQAIHGDMHLGQALHALGDGWKILDFEGEPLRPVAERTRPDLPLRDVAGIVRSLDYAAAVGGARSPRWTTTARTAFVEAYRRAIGDDDGTAGLSDATTEALLRALVLDKALYEVVYESRNRPAWEPIPLTAVDRLLGGR from the coding sequence GTGGTGCCGAAGACCGTCTCGTCCTCGCCCGTCGTGTCGCGCCCCGGGCCGCTCGGGTCGGCGCAGCGCGTCCCCGTCCCGGACGCCCGCCTGCTCGGGCTCCTCGACGCGTGGCTGCCCGCGCAGCGCTGGTACCCCGTCAAGGGCCTCGCGGTGCGACACGTGCCGTGGATGAGCTTCGCGCTCACCGAGCGCTGCACGCTGCACCTCCTGCGGATCGTGGGCGACGGGGTGGACCTGGTGATCCAGGTCCCGTTGGTCCTGACGCCCGCGGGCGGGCTCGCCCCGGACCCGCGGCCTGCTGACGCCCGCGGGTCAGGTGCTGCGGGCACGGCCGGCGCGCCTCTCCCGGGTCTGGTGGGCTTCGTCCCGGAGCCGGACCGGCGACCGGACGGGGTACGGGGTGGGAGCGGGGCGAGCGACCCCGAGGGTTCCGCGGCACCGCTCGCGGTGCACGACGGCGCCACGCACCCCGACCTGTGGGTGGCCCTCCTGGGCGCGCTCGAGCAAGCGGGCGACGCGCGCCAGGACGGTCGCGACCGTCCGGTCGACCTGACGGGTGCCCGGATGGTCGGCGGCGAGCAGTCGAACTCCTCGGTGATCCTGCCGGGGGTCGCGGGCGGTTCGATCCTCAAGATCCTGCGGACGATCGCGATCGGCCCCAACCCGGACGTCGTGGTCCCCGACGCGCTCGCCCGCGTGGGGTGGACCGGTGTGCCGCGCCCGCTCGGCTGGGTCGAGGCGACGTGGGAGCCGCTCGACGTGCCGGCGGGCGCTCTGGCCCTGGGCCCGGCGAGGACCGCGCACCTCGCGGTGCTGAGCGAGCTCGTCACGGACGCGCGCGACGGGTTCGAGCTCGCGTGCGCCTACGCGGCCCAGGACACCTCGTTCGCCGACCTCGCGGCCGACCTCGGCCGGACGCTCGCGACCATGCACCGGGCGCTGCGCGAGGCGCTGCCGACCGGGCCACCGCTCGAGGCGGGCTGGCTGCTGGGCGACCTGCGCCGTCGGGCACGCGAGGCCTGTGCCTCGTCCGCCCCTCTCGGGCGACGCGCCGCGCAAGTCGAGGTGTTCCTCGACGGCGTGGCCGAGCGACTCGCCCGCGAGGAGGCGCCGCCTCCCGTGCTCCAGGCGATCCACGGCGACATGCACCTGGGGCAGGCCCTGCACGCGCTCGGCGACGGCTGGAAGATCCTCGACTTCGAGGGCGAGCCGCTGCGGCCCGTGGCCGAGCGCACGCGCCCGGACCTGCCGCTGCGCGACGTCGCGGGGATCGTGCGCTCGCTCGACTACGCGGCGGCGGTCGGCGGGGCGCGCTCACCCCGGTGGACGACGACGGCGCGCACCGCGTTCGTCGAGGCGTACCGGCGCGCGATCGGCGACGACGACGGGACCGCCGGGCTCTCGGACGCGACGACCGAGGCGCTGCTGCGCGCCCTGGTCCTCGACAAGGCGCTGTACGAGGTCGTGTACGAGTCGCGCAACCGCCCGGCGTGGGAGCCGATCCCGCTCACCGCGGTGGACCGGCTGCTGGGCGGACGGTAG
- a CDS encoding glycoside hydrolase family 2 protein: protein MMVTRFDDDPSPLWSFPVTSAPASADLAPSTMTALTSPPAQTPGTETGAPSTTRRELHTGWTVRAVGGPVPAHLAEQVHAPVPASVPGTVHTDLLAAGIVPDPYLDDNEHVLAWIGRCDWEYRTTFEWAADGHERHDLVADGLDTVAAVTLNGHLLAETANQHRTYRLPVDEHLRPGTNELVVRFSSPLAYAAAQNVAMGYRPHTNPHPFNAIRKMACSFGWDWGLETATSGIWRPLALEGWTGARLAAVRPVASVTGDGHALDSPDAGVPGRLTVHVELERSPDVDGPLDVAVHVDGLVTSARVPAGQASAVVDVDLPAVRRWWPRGFGEQPLYEVAVELLAAPSAEERDDRQEHEPRAAVGPLDVRRHRVGFRTVRLDMLPDEHDGEPGTSFVIVVNDQPVFVRGANWIPDDAFPHRVTRERYAARIAQAEQANVNLLRVWGGGIFEADDFYDLCDERGILTWQDFLFACSTYAEEEPLRSEVEAEVRDNVTRLAPHPSLVLWNGNNENLWGFHDWDWQPRLQGRTWGLGYYTELLPALLAELDPGRPYTPGSPWSGTLDLHPNLDAHGSVHVWDAWNRQGYEVYRDHVARFVAEFGWQGPPTWSTLRDALSDEPLTPESPGMLVHQKAAQGNDKLTDGLLPHFPLPDDMDDWHWAMSLNQANAMTVGIEHMRSWSPRCAGAIVWQLNDCWPVTSWAAVDGAGRAKPTLFALAHAYRDRLVTVQPRRPDGGAPVSGGPSALAVVVVNDSPDPWSGTLVQRRVRYDGTVLAEVSTAVGLAPRETRTLLLPDAVATAASARDELVVVSLGDERGLWFFAEPRDSALVDDGLDASVREVAPDAPVPTPVPGSIRTPAAVGGPGGGRRYEVVVTARELVRDVALLVDKVHPEASVDDQLVTLLPGESVTFTVSVPEPLGRTGESALTARRVLRTANQLVAGPSTPGADR, encoded by the coding sequence ATGATGGTGACGCGGTTCGACGACGACCCCTCACCTCTCTGGAGCTTCCCCGTGACCTCGGCCCCGGCCTCTGCAGACCTCGCGCCCTCGACGATGACAGCGCTGACATCCCCGCCCGCCCAGACCCCTGGCACCGAGACCGGCGCGCCGAGCACGACCCGCCGTGAGCTGCACACGGGCTGGACCGTGCGCGCCGTCGGCGGCCCCGTCCCCGCGCACCTCGCCGAGCAGGTGCACGCGCCCGTGCCCGCGTCCGTGCCGGGGACGGTCCACACCGACCTCCTCGCGGCCGGGATCGTCCCCGACCCCTACCTCGACGACAACGAGCACGTCCTCGCGTGGATCGGCCGCTGCGACTGGGAGTACCGCACCACGTTCGAGTGGGCCGCCGACGGGCACGAGCGCCACGACCTCGTCGCCGACGGACTCGACACGGTCGCGGCCGTGACCCTCAACGGGCACCTGCTCGCCGAGACCGCGAACCAGCACCGCACCTACCGCCTGCCCGTCGACGAACACCTGCGACCCGGTACCAACGAGCTCGTCGTGCGCTTCTCCTCGCCGCTCGCGTACGCCGCCGCGCAGAACGTGGCCATGGGCTATCGCCCGCACACCAACCCCCACCCGTTCAACGCGATCCGCAAGATGGCGTGCAGCTTCGGCTGGGACTGGGGACTGGAGACCGCGACGTCGGGCATCTGGCGCCCGCTCGCGCTCGAGGGGTGGACGGGCGCGCGGCTCGCGGCCGTGCGGCCCGTGGCGTCGGTCACCGGCGACGGGCACGCCCTGGACTCGCCCGACGCCGGCGTCCCCGGCCGCCTCACGGTCCACGTCGAGCTCGAGCGCTCCCCCGACGTCGACGGCCCGCTGGACGTCGCGGTCCACGTCGACGGGCTCGTCACGAGCGCCCGGGTCCCGGCAGGACAGGCCTCCGCGGTCGTCGACGTCGACCTCCCTGCCGTCCGGCGCTGGTGGCCCCGCGGGTTCGGCGAGCAGCCGCTCTACGAGGTCGCGGTCGAGCTCCTCGCCGCGCCGTCGGCCGAGGAGCGCGACGACCGCCAGGAGCACGAGCCGCGCGCCGCCGTCGGGCCGCTCGACGTGCGGCGCCACCGCGTGGGCTTCCGCACCGTGCGTCTCGACATGCTCCCCGACGAGCACGACGGCGAGCCCGGCACGTCGTTCGTGATCGTCGTCAACGACCAGCCCGTGTTCGTGCGCGGCGCCAACTGGATCCCCGACGACGCCTTCCCGCACCGCGTGACGCGCGAGCGGTACGCCGCGCGCATCGCCCAGGCCGAGCAGGCGAACGTCAACCTGCTGCGCGTGTGGGGCGGCGGGATCTTCGAGGCCGACGACTTCTACGACCTGTGCGACGAGCGCGGCATCCTCACGTGGCAGGACTTCCTCTTCGCGTGCTCGACGTACGCCGAGGAGGAGCCGCTGCGCAGCGAGGTCGAGGCCGAGGTGCGCGACAACGTGACCCGCCTGGCCCCGCACCCGAGCCTCGTGCTGTGGAACGGCAACAACGAGAACCTGTGGGGCTTCCACGACTGGGACTGGCAGCCGCGCCTCCAGGGCCGCACGTGGGGCCTGGGGTACTACACCGAGCTGCTGCCCGCGCTGCTCGCCGAGCTCGACCCGGGCCGCCCGTACACGCCGGGCAGCCCGTGGTCGGGCACGCTCGACCTGCACCCCAACCTCGACGCGCACGGCTCGGTGCACGTCTGGGACGCGTGGAACCGCCAGGGGTACGAGGTGTACCGCGACCACGTCGCGCGCTTCGTCGCCGAGTTCGGCTGGCAGGGCCCGCCCACGTGGTCGACCCTGCGCGACGCCCTGTCCGACGAACCGCTCACGCCCGAGTCCCCCGGGATGCTCGTGCACCAGAAGGCCGCGCAGGGCAACGACAAGCTGACCGACGGCCTCCTCCCCCACTTCCCGCTGCCCGACGACATGGACGACTGGCACTGGGCCATGTCCCTCAACCAGGCGAACGCCATGACGGTCGGGATCGAGCACATGCGCTCGTGGAGCCCGCGCTGCGCGGGCGCGATCGTGTGGCAGCTCAACGACTGCTGGCCCGTCACGTCGTGGGCCGCTGTCGACGGCGCCGGTCGCGCCAAGCCCACGCTCTTCGCCCTCGCCCACGCGTACCGCGACCGCCTGGTCACGGTCCAGCCCCGCAGGCCCGACGGCGGCGCGCCCGTCTCCGGCGGCCCCTCGGCCCTCGCGGTGGTCGTCGTCAACGACTCGCCCGACCCGTGGAGCGGGACGCTCGTCCAGCGGCGTGTGCGCTACGACGGGACGGTCCTCGCCGAGGTGAGCACCGCCGTCGGGCTGGCGCCGCGCGAGACGCGCACGCTCCTGCTGCCGGACGCCGTCGCGACGGCCGCGAGCGCCCGCGACGAGCTGGTCGTCGTGAGCCTGGGCGACGAGCGCGGGCTGTGGTTCTTCGCGGAACCGCGAGACAGCGCCCTGGTCGACGACGGGCTGGACGCCTCCGTGCGGGAGGTCGCCCCCGACGCCCCGGTGCCGACGCCCGTGCCGGGCTCGATCCGCACGCCCGCTGCGGTCGGCGGGCCCGGAGGAGGTCGCCGGTACGAGGTCGTCGTCACGGCCCGGGAGCTCGTGCGCGACGTGGCCCTCCTGGTCGACAAGGTGCACCCGGAGGCGAGCGTCGACGACCAGCTCGTGACGCTCCTGCCCGGCGAGTCTGTGACGTTCACGGTGTCGGTTCCCGAACCGCTCGGGCGGACCGGGGAGTCCGCGCTGACCGCCCGCCGGGTCCTGCGCACGGCGAACCAGCTCGTCGCGGGACCGTCGACACCGGGCGCGGACCGGTGA
- the glgB gene encoding 1,4-alpha-glucan branching protein GlgB — translation MTGSSTPPSSSLPPLPVVPADPVALAAVAQGRAVDPHAVLGPHLTAVPLPGGRTGGAATVRVLRPLADEVAIITLDGEFAATHEQDGIWVAVVPAAVDEPAHGAPTPPVLHAPDYRVRARYGETTTLLDDPYRFLPTLGEMDQHLVREGRHEELWTVLGANPKVYPSVLGEPGAAGTTSGTAFAVWAPNARAVRVIGDFNHWQGSTHAMRSLGDTGVWELFVPGVGPGTLYKYEILTAGGAWLQKADPLAKGTQVPPANASVVVASGHEWTDDAWLAERAARDPHTGPVSVYEVHLGSWRQGLSYRELADQLTSYVLETGFTHVELMPVAEHPYGGSWGYQVTSYYAPTARFGHPDDFRYLVDTLHRAGIGVILDWVPAHFPKDEWALARFDGTPLYEHPDPLRGEQPDWGTYVFDFGRNEVRNFLVANATYWFEEFHVDALRVDAVASMLYLDYSRGPGQWHPNVHGGRENLEAIAFLQETNATAYRRTPGVMMIAEESTAWPGVTRPTDAGGLGFGLKWNMGWMNDSLRYIAEEPINRRYHHHEITFSMVYAYSEQFVLPISHDEVVHGKGSLYGKMPGDDWQKRAGVRSFLAYQWSHPGKQLLFMGCEIAQHAEWNEAASLDWAGLGDPGKAGVQRQVRDLNELYRRTPALWALDHDPAGFEWLDAEDADHNVVAYLRRDAGGNQVAVVVNFAGTPHEGYRLALPQGGAWREILNTDAEVYGGSGVGNLGEVLAEARPWKGRAHSVTLRVPPLGVLYLAPA, via the coding sequence ATGACCGGGTCATCGACACCTCCGAGCAGCTCCCTCCCACCGCTCCCCGTGGTGCCGGCCGATCCGGTCGCGCTCGCGGCCGTCGCCCAGGGCCGGGCAGTCGACCCCCACGCGGTGCTGGGTCCGCACCTGACCGCGGTGCCCCTCCCGGGCGGCCGGACCGGGGGCGCCGCCACGGTGCGCGTCCTGCGTCCGCTCGCGGACGAGGTCGCGATCATCACCCTCGACGGCGAGTTCGCCGCGACGCACGAGCAGGACGGGATCTGGGTCGCGGTCGTGCCCGCGGCGGTCGACGAGCCCGCGCACGGCGCCCCGACCCCGCCCGTGCTGCACGCCCCCGACTACCGCGTCCGCGCACGCTACGGCGAGACCACGACCCTCCTGGACGACCCGTACCGCTTCCTGCCGACGCTCGGCGAGATGGACCAGCACCTGGTCCGCGAGGGGCGCCACGAGGAGCTGTGGACCGTCCTGGGCGCCAACCCGAAGGTCTACCCGAGCGTGCTCGGCGAGCCCGGGGCGGCCGGGACCACGAGCGGCACGGCGTTCGCGGTCTGGGCGCCCAACGCCCGCGCGGTGCGGGTCATCGGCGACTTCAACCACTGGCAGGGCAGCACGCACGCCATGCGCTCGCTGGGCGACACGGGGGTGTGGGAGCTGTTCGTGCCCGGCGTCGGGCCCGGCACGCTCTACAAGTACGAGATCCTGACGGCGGGCGGGGCCTGGCTCCAGAAGGCCGACCCCCTGGCCAAGGGCACGCAGGTGCCGCCCGCCAACGCGAGCGTCGTCGTCGCGTCCGGGCACGAGTGGACCGACGACGCCTGGCTCGCCGAGCGCGCGGCCCGCGACCCGCACACGGGCCCCGTGAGCGTCTACGAGGTGCACCTGGGCTCGTGGCGCCAGGGCCTGAGCTACCGCGAGCTCGCCGACCAGCTCACGTCCTACGTCCTGGAGACCGGCTTCACGCACGTCGAGCTCATGCCCGTGGCCGAGCACCCCTACGGCGGCTCGTGGGGCTACCAGGTCACGAGCTACTACGCCCCGACCGCGCGCTTCGGCCACCCCGACGACTTCCGGTACCTCGTCGACACCCTGCACCGGGCCGGGATCGGCGTGATCCTCGACTGGGTCCCTGCGCACTTCCCCAAGGACGAGTGGGCGCTCGCGCGCTTCGACGGGACCCCGCTCTACGAGCACCCCGACCCGCTGCGGGGCGAGCAGCCCGACTGGGGCACCTACGTGTTCGACTTCGGGCGCAACGAGGTGCGCAACTTCCTCGTCGCCAACGCGACGTACTGGTTCGAGGAGTTCCACGTCGACGCCCTGCGCGTCGACGCCGTGGCCTCGATGCTCTACCTCGACTACTCGCGGGGCCCTGGCCAGTGGCACCCCAACGTCCACGGCGGGCGCGAGAACCTCGAGGCCATCGCGTTCCTCCAGGAGACCAACGCGACCGCCTACCGGCGCACGCCCGGCGTCATGATGATCGCCGAGGAGTCCACGGCCTGGCCCGGCGTCACACGCCCCACCGACGCGGGCGGCCTCGGGTTCGGCCTCAAGTGGAACATGGGCTGGATGAACGACTCGCTGCGCTACATCGCCGAGGAGCCCATCAACCGGCGCTACCACCACCACGAGATCACGTTCTCGATGGTCTACGCGTACTCCGAGCAGTTCGTCCTGCCCATCAGCCACGACGAGGTCGTGCACGGCAAGGGGTCGCTCTACGGCAAGATGCCCGGCGACGACTGGCAGAAGCGCGCGGGGGTCCGCTCGTTCCTGGCCTACCAGTGGTCGCACCCCGGCAAGCAGCTGCTGTTCATGGGCTGCGAGATCGCCCAGCACGCCGAGTGGAACGAGGCCGCGAGCCTCGACTGGGCCGGGCTGGGCGACCCCGGCAAGGCGGGCGTCCAGCGCCAGGTGCGCGACCTCAACGAGCTCTACCGGCGCACCCCCGCCCTGTGGGCGCTCGACCACGACCCTGCGGGCTTCGAGTGGCTCGACGCCGAGGACGCCGACCACAACGTCGTCGCATACCTGCGGCGCGACGCGGGCGGGAACCAGGTCGCCGTCGTCGTGAACTTCGCGGGCACCCCGCACGAGGGCTACCGCCTCGCCCTGCCCCAGGGCGGCGCGTGGCGCGAGATCCTCAACACCGATGCCGAGGTCTACGGCGGGTCCGGGGTCGGGAACCTCGGTGAGGTGCTGGCCGAGGCACGGCCCTGGAAGGGGCGGGCGCACTCCGTGACGCTGCGCGTCCCGCCGCTCGGGGTGCTCTACCTGGCGCCTGCCTGA